Proteins encoded within one genomic window of Scheffersomyces stipitis CBS 6054 chromosome 3, complete sequence:
- a CDS encoding predicted protein (go_function RNA binding; RNA methyltransferase activity~go_process RNA processing), producing MSSSLSLIAQYLATEKRVEIAEKLSADISSNPEAIDALCQILDVLDLEESSTVFANILDYSTKIIYSATSEEEDEESVDYANVLKFAAKLPKLRQQLLSKILSSLKTYIHENHNFIPEFDSIVEVQNSSASDYTEPIEISNDLVLSLFSFLHSFFVAIPDIGDLDQSIDSVLLKLLSINDEKISSIISKLLRWRISYIAEKIDNSDMLWKIIFALESSGKKYHKSHAFILWLRYLDSGLAHYEVYQNIVKTERYWKVLQSGLISDSHEFRKFCLSILQLSVKSINCSFENSIMSWDSTKSSLYLSEWARYCTLFEIMAIDTSLHQAEAGRRDITGLISPQSFIHPSWGFCLLSTGFKASMDSVRKFSLDLLLSIPDEHLHLIKYGLKFLEEVYLPYAMLAPHYAVRPEDGVNKCIFGEIMTKFIANLLVNLTSEKEYQDVALSILNVLENLKETFDPSRIYIAHGLLLGLSNKMVLRFDIHRSVLLKIFEVNAEGDLFEKVIQTINFRILLHFKITQNTLLSFFELLNLFIRFNGNQIVNENFTLIQEYLQTNEIDSQSLFSLLKDENVTGDLKALIIKVLNSSQDQLLCYLSNCSGETIAQVIQSSSELSILSSPQLVELFNKIITQKPSSVIYSSLATVDFENLQALIPSKSYISDLWKSIISESQSDELPVLELMLQKHKFFNNIYAHSTSVVMDFVGLVELETKILSKSSKLVKSVKEFYKLKEEIYGEYYKTLEITSTKSKGYSIEDILKVLNSDSSNHRANFSMVQLLNNFLSTNNDTQIASLKKVVKFLTDLWKSLDSSRLQLNQKDLHVLMIDTILHPSLLSLSVDDDETSQNLFEFAISVLENAQGRRSLLPALAKNLSTYQVEQHEKFEALPWVVEILVRAFIVYQIRNNVFKLENIIGDIYDRRISLTSGCDLYSSVYGPEEVSAKIYLMAIFNSVKTSTFANQIVNFIFENEREFYFLQVNKSTDGFEEWRRIQLFTIIVSVLDIAGFEDKLDTLMELVGTDPSPLVRVFIEWILSFNLLKSKKYVQQILEDLSNENANLKPTVITSYERIIFLMISQLSPEQEVQVLQNFLAVIIPGATSNKAVTRHFSLSLVVSIYEEIESKKLKIDSHLKEIVFNMYKSASSSESYGQFRSGDALLWDIKQDLSLVSISGGVLMRVSDRDIFDYISRQSYLKYLTPQQSQFLNHAIGLEHKDLWIRDKLIQKRSVAKTGTTSQSPLQTKSGAWNTVMDVDETTRGKEVVRSDLIVVSSLVDKPPNLGGICRLCDVLGAGLLTLNDIKVKSHPQFKNVAVTADYWMPMIEVKPEDIKMYLREKKREGYTLIGLEQTDKSVELNNELQFPKKSLILLGREKEGVPGDLLAELDFCVEIKQVGVIRSMNIQTATAIIVHAYSTQHC from the coding sequence ATGTCTTCCTCTCTCTCCCTAATAGCACAGTACTTGGCTACTGAAAAGAGAGTGGagattgctgaaaaattgtcAGCAGACATTTCTAGCAACCCCGAAGCCATCGATGCCCTCTGCCAAATCCTAGATGTTCTAGACTTGGAGGAGAGTCTGACAGTATTTGCCAATATTCTTGACTACTCCACAAAGATTATATATTCAgcaacttcagaagaagaagacgaagaatcTGTTGACTATGCTAATGTTTTGAAGTTTGCTGCAAAATTACCCAAATTGCGCCAGCAGTTGCTCTCCAAGATCCTATCCAGCTTGAAGACATACATCCATGAGAACCATAACTTTATTCCCGAATTCGACCTGATTGTAGAAGTCCAAAATAGTCTGGCTTCTGATTATACCGAACCAATCGAAATTTCTAATGATTTAGTTTTGTCtcttttcagtttcttgcattctttcttcgtcgCAATTCCTGATATAGGAGACCTAGACCAAAGCATAGACTCAGTTCTCCTCAAGCTTTTGAGTATCAATGATGAGAAAATCTCGTCTATAATCTCGAAGTTGTTACGATGGAGAATCTCATACATCGCTGAAAAAATTGACAACTCGGATATGCTCTGGAAGATCATTTTTGCTTTGGAAAGCTCTGGAAAGAAGTACCACAAGAGCCACGCTTTCATCTTGTGGTTGCGGTATCTTGATAGCGGCCTTGCCCATTATGAAGTCTACCAAAACATCGTGAAAACGGAACGATACTGGAAAGTCTTGCAAAGTGGATTAATCAGCGACTCTCATGAATTTAGAAAATTCTGTTTGTCTATCCTCCAGCTTTCTGTCAAGCTGATCAATTGCTCGTTTGAGAATAGTATAATGTCCTGGGATTCCACCAAAAGTTCATTGTATTTAAGCGAATGGGCCAGGTATTGTACCTTGTTTGAAATAATGGCTATTGATACATCCTTGCACCAGGCAGAAGCCGGTCGCAGAGATATTACAGGGCTAATCTCTCCTCAATCATTTATTCACCCCTCGTGGGGTTTCTGTTTACTTTCTACTGGATTCAAGGCTAGCATGGACTCAGTTCGAAAGTTTtctcttgatcttttgTTGTCGATTCCAGATGAGCATCTTCATCTTATCAAGTATGGTTTGAAGTTCTTAGAAGAAGTCTACTTGCCCTATGCCATGTTAGCTCCTCATTATGCTGTAAGACCTGAAGATGGTGTCAACAAGTGTATCTTCGGAGAAATCATGACCAAATTTATTGCCAACTTACTAGTTAACCTCACGTCCGAAAAGGAGTATCAAGATGTAGCATTGTCGATTTTGAACGTATTAGAAAACCTCAAGGAAACTTTCGATCCTTCGAGAATCTACATTGCTCATGGATTACTCTTGGGTTTGTCTAATAAGATGGTTTTGCGATTCGATATTCATAGGAGCGTCTTGctcaagatctttgaaGTAAATGCTGAAGGTGACTTATTCGAAAAGGTTATTCAGaccatcaacttcagaatCTTATTGCACTTTAAGATTACACAAAATACATTATTATCATTCTTTGAATTATTAAACTTGTTCATCAGATTCAATGGTAACCAAATTGTCAATGAGAATTTTACCTTGATTCAGGAATACCTCCAGacaaatgaaattgatagTCAGTCATTGTTCAGCCTCCttaaagatgaaaatgtcACTGGTGATCTTAAGGCTTTGATTATAAAGGTTCTAAACAGCAGTCAAGACCAGCTTTTATGTTATTTGAGCAACTGTTCAGGAGAAACGATTGCCCAAGTGattcaatcttcttctgaactCTCCATTTTGTCTAGTCCACAGTTGGTTGAattattcaacaaaatcatAACCCAGAAACCATCTTCTGTTATTTATTCTTCATTGGCAActgttgattttgaaaatcttCAAGCTCTTATCCCTTCAAAATCTTACATTTCTGACCTCTGGAAGTCGATTATTTCAGAAAGTCAATCAGACGAATTACCTGTCTTAGAGTTGATGTTACAAAAGCataagttcttcaataatatcTATGCGCATTCTACTTCAGTTGTTATGGATTTCGTCGGTTTGGTTGAGTTAGAAACCAAGATTCTTTCTAAATCATCAAAACTTGTTAAGTCCGTTAAAGAATTttacaagttgaaggaggaAATATATGGTGAATATTATAAGACCCTCGAAATCACTAGTACCAAGAGCAAGGGTTATTCGATTGAAGACATATTGAAAGTGTTGAATTCCGATTCTTCTAATCATAGAGCCAATTTTTCCATGGTTCAACTTTTAAACAACTTCCTCTCTACTAACAATGATACTCAGATTGCTTCATTAAAAAAAGTTGTTAAATTCCTTACGGACTTGTGGAAGTCTTTAGATTCCTCTCGATTACAATTAAATCAAAAGGACTTGCATGTTTTGATGATCGATACTATCTTGCACCCTTCGTTGCTATCTCTTTCAgtagatgatgatgaaactTCACAAAATTTGTTTGAATTTGCCatttctgttcttgaaaatgctcaaggtagaagaagtttaCTTCCAGCGTTAGCTAAGAATCTTTCTACTTACCAAGTCGAACAACATGAGAAATTTGAAGCTCTACCATGGGTAGTTGAAATTTTGGTACGAGCATTCATTGTGTATCAAATAAGGAATAATGTTTTTAAGTTAGAGAACATCATTGGTGACATTTACGACAGAAGGATCTCTTTGACAAGTGGCTGTGATCTTTACTCATCAGTTTATGGACCTGAAGAAGTGAGTGCAAAAATATATTTAATGgccatcttcaactctgTAAAGACATCCACATTTGCTAACCAAATAGTGAACTTCATTttcgaaaatgaaagagaaTTCTATTTCTTGCAAGTAAATAAGTCTACCGACGGGTTTGaagaatggagaagaattCAATTATTTACAATCATTGTCtctgttcttgatattgCTGGTTTCGAAGATAAATTGGATACTTTAATGGAACTTGTGGGCACTGATCCAAGTCCTTTGGTAAGAGTTTTCATTGAATGGATCCTTTCATTTAACTTattgaagagcaagaaatATGTTCAGCAGATTCTTGAAGACTTGCTGAACGAAAATGCCAATCTCAAGCCTACTGTTATTACTTCCTATGAAAGAATCATTTTCCTTATGATACTGCAGTTGAGTCCAGAACAGGAGGTACAAGTATTGCAAAACTTTTTGGCCGTTATCATCCCTGGAGCTACATCAAATAAGGCTGTCACAAGACATTTCTCGTTGTCTTTGGTAGTTTCTATCtacgaagaaattgaaagcaagaagttgaaaattgattctcatttGAAGGAGATAGTTTTTAACATGTACAAGAGTGCTTCTAGTTCTGAATCATATGGCCAATTCAGAAGTGGGGATGCTCTCTTGTGGGATATTAAACAAGATTTGTCTTTGGTGAGCATATCTGGGGGTGTATTAATGAGAGTTTCTGACAGAGATATTTTCGACTATATCTCCAGACAATCATACTTGAAATACTTGACACCTCAACAGAGCCAGTTTTTGAACCATGCTATTGGCCTCGAGCACAAGGATTTGTGGATTAGAGATAAGCTTATTCAAAAGAGGTCAGTAGCCAAGACTGGTACCACTTCACAGTCACCTCTTCAAACCAAGAGTGGTGCCTGGAACACTGTCATGGATGTGGATGAAACTACCAGAGGTAAGGAGGTTGTGAGAAGTGACTTAATTGtcgtttcttctttggttgaTAAACCTCCCAACTTGGGTGGTATCTGCAGATTGTGTGATGTTTTGGGTGCTGGGTTATTGACGTTGAACGATATCAAGGTCAAGAGCCACCCACAGTTCAAAAACGTTGCCGTCACGGCAGACTATTGGATGCCTATGATTGAGGTGAAGCCTGAAGACATCAAAATGTATCTtagagaaaagaagagggAGGGCTACACTTTGATTGGTCTAGAACAAACCGACAAGTCTGTTGAGTTGAACAACGAGTTGCAGTTCCCTaagaagtcgttgattCTTTTGGGTAGAGAAAAGGAGGGTGTTCCTGGTGATTTGTTGGCAGAGCTTGACTTCTGTGTGGAGATCAAACAGGTTGGTGTGATCAGATCGATGAACATTCAAACTGCGACTGCCATCATTGTCCACGCCTACTCTACACAACATTGTTGA
- a CDS encoding predicted protein produces the protein MSSLFSQTNANGTVATPQPTWFQNHKKRVIPNHLVPKKKPGFQIAASATSKSKKDSESGKSSSSGSSSSALFSSSNDQFNILSFGSQSRKSGTVSSANGIVDRRSSVGTLFDTTANELTRYDETFNETVVDDLYNTSLSYGEDMPPTRSIHDLNNEILISLNKPVQQIDSFINKDPKNFNNVFNRDGATNEDIADVEERRASINPMVHSESAILVFGYPESLSNQVIQHFKEFGDILEKFEVNQKVNSLLNNSSQVKGKIVPIFSGNNWVKITFDNPASAVDALQENGVVFNGVLLGVIPYSKNAIEKLQKRKLTDSEDIGGGNIDLSTLNVNLNEEKDDTKKSNTAAPNAQANPTTYTTRLDVKDGSQFFLKADGDQLKNNNNNKAKDEKLGLLGSVTRYIFGFHEL, from the exons ATGTCATCACTTTTCTCCCAGACTAACGCCAATGGGACAGTTGCTACCCCACAGCCCACCTGGTTCCAGAACCACAAGAAACGAGTCATTCCCAACCATTTGGTTCCTAAAAAGAAGCCTGGGTTCCAAATTGCAGCTTCGGCGACTTCGAAAAGTAAAAAGGATTCAGAACTGGGAAAATCATCATCGTCTGgatcatcttcttcggcCCTTTTCTCGTCATCTAACGACCAGTTCAATATACTTTCTTTCGGCAGCCAACTGAGGAAGTCTGGTACCGTATCTCTGGCCAATGGTATCGTCgatagaagaagtagcGTGGGTACTCTCTTCGACACTACGGCCAATGAACTCACTCGTTATGATGAAACCTTTAACGAAACTGTAGTTGATGATCTATACAATACCAGTCTTAGCTATGGCGAAGATATGCCTCCTACAAGATCCATCCACGACTTGAACAATGAAATCTTGATATCATTGAATAAAccagttcaacaaattgactCGTTCATCAATAAAGACCCtaaaaatttcaacaatgtcTTCAATCGTGATGGCGCTACCAATGAAGATATAGCTGACG TCGAAGAAAGACGAGCTTCCATCAACCCTATGGTCCATAGTGAGTCAGCTATCTTGGTTTTTGGCTACCCTGAGTCGTTGTCTAACCAAGTAATTCAGCATTTCAAGGAGTTTGGTGAtatcttggaaaagttcGAAGTCAATCAGAAAGTCAATTCCTTACTTAACAACAGTAGCCAAGTCAAGGGCAAGATTGTGCCCATATTCAGTGGCAATAACTGGGTAAAGATCACGTTTGACAACCCTGCTTCTGCCGTTGATGCCTtacaagaaaatggagTAGTGTTCAATGGAGTTCTTTTGGGTGTCATTCCTTATAGCAAAAACGCAATTGAAAAGCTCCAAAAACGTAAATTAACTGATAGCGAAGATATTGGAGGAGGTAACATTGACTTGTCTACTCTAAATgtcaacttgaacgaagagaaagacGACACCAAGAAGTCTAATACTGCTGCACCTAATGCTCAAGCAAACCCTACTACCTATACTACTAGATTAGACGTTAAGGATGGCTCGCAGTTCTTTTTGAAGGCGGACGGTGACCAACTTAAaaacaataacaacaacaaggcCAAAGACGAAAAGTTGGGGCTCTTGGGTAGTGTCACCAGGTATATCTTTGGATTCCATGAATTGTGA
- a CDS encoding predicted protein (go_function hydroxymethylglutaryl-CoA synthase activity~go_process acetyl-CoA metabolism) yields the protein MSPQNIGIKAIEVYIPTQAVSQSELEKFDGIPAGKYTIGLGQTNMAFVNDREDIYSLSLTVLSKLISNYKIDTNNIGRLEVGTETLLDKSKSVKSVLMQLFPGNNDIEGIDTVNACYGGTAAVINALNWIESSSWDGRDAIVVAGDIAIYDKGAARPTGGVGSVALLIGPDAPIVFESTRGSYMEHAYDFYKPDFTSEYPVVDGHFSLACYVKALDQCYRAYSKKVTKDATKTVGLYNHFDYNAFHVPTCKLVSKSYARLLYNDYIADPTKFAETIDEATRTALDSLTYEQSLVDKNLEKVFVGLTKQEAKSRLEPALTVPTNTGNMYTASAWASLSSLLYFVGSEKLQGKRVGIFSYGSGLASSLLSVVVKGDISAITTNLNFDYKLGEGRKIESPEQYIAAIALREKAHLQKSFKPTGSIDNLAKGTYYLVEVDDKFRRSYDVKN from the coding sequence ATGTCTCCACAGAATATCGGTATTAAGGCCATTGAGGTCTACATTCCAACCCAGGCTGTCAGCCAGTCtgagttggagaagttcGACGGCATTCCTGCTGGCAAATACACCATTGGCTTGGGCCAGACCAACATGGCCTTCGTCAACGACAGAGAAGACATCTATTCGCTCTCACTTACAgtcttgtccaagttgatttCTAACTATAAGATCGACACCAACAACATCGGTCGTTTGGAAGTAGGCACTGAGACACTTTTGgacaagtccaagtctGTCAAGTCTGTGTTGATGCAATTATTTCCAGGCAACAACGACATCGAAGGTATCGACACTGTTAATGCATGTTATGGTGGTACCGCTGCTGTGATCAATGCCCTCAACTGGATCGAATCATCCTCGTGGGATGGTAGAGACGCTATCGTCGTCGCTGGTGACATTGCTATCTACGATAAGGGTGCTGCCAGACCCACTGGTGGTGTTGGTTCCGTGGCTCTTTTGATTGGTCCAGATGCTCCAATTGTGTTTGAATCTACTCGTGGTTCATACATGGAACACGCCTACGACTTCTATAAGCCTGACTTCACTTCTGAATATCCCGTTGTTGATGGCCACTTCTCTTTGGCTTGTTATGTCAAGGCTCTTGACCAATGTTATCGTGCCTACTCCAAGAAGGTCACCAAGGATGCCACCAAGACCGTTGGACTCTACAACCACTTCGATTACAATGCTTTCCACGTTCCTACCTGCAAGTTGGTGTCCAAGTCGTACGCCAGATTGTTGTACAACGACTACATAGCAGACCCAACCAAATTTGCTGAGACTATCGATGAAGCTACCAGAACTGCTCTCGACAGTTTGACCTACGAGCAGTCATTGGTcgacaagaacttggaaaaggtATTTGTAGGCTTGACTAAGCAAGAAGCTAAATCCAGATTGGAACCTGCTCTCACGGTACCTACCAACACCGGTAACATGTACACGGCCTCTGCCTGGGCCTCGTTGTCCTCGTTGCTTTACTTCGTTGGCTCTGAGAAATTGCAGGGCAAGAGAGTCGGAATCTTCTCCTACGGTTCCGGTTTGGCCTCTTCGTTGTTGTCTGTTGTGGTCAAGGGAGATATCTCTGCCATCACTACTAACTTGAACTTTGACTACAAGTTGGGCgaaggaagaaagattgaatCCCCAGAACAGTACATCGCTGCCATTGCCTTGAGAGAAAAGGCTCACTTGCAAAAGTCCTTCAAACCTACTGGTTCCATCgacaacttggccaaggGTACCTACTACTtggttgaagttgacgacaagttcagaagaagttaCGATGTTAAGAACTAG
- a CDS encoding predicted protein has product MKTSTDKEKDVELYDFITILKKSKPIDYACYKYTHDLETIPSICNENETDANCPDHIPTLPDTIAHLKLLKALGKLKRQVMEENPDSDHIKIWKVYVTNAVRRFIIFISSLKKYLNSDVNNHVDENTIFYTSGNSQTTTLLDQLLPPLDVIMVWHSFLLSPRSFYDNCVRNDILSFGMFPLPLKKISESIENATFEYCPSKNLKDRYLEIIRSFTSDSEDLAYDNDNISMFEQSLSITCPCCEETILTDVPYTNEASTGFSDKKFSQKINYTKCKCKFNELISHEELRKRQLYSDMTNNKPLPGLFKFFSTVISDKYLRQGDTSKLKEYINSEFRELGLEGVRSRSLEDIIDYTSKNISYGDRMRTLLELYQNMNLIDLSVHGRLSIWEDLVDRVERQYKFTSKMNEINWLHSPHIEIGLTESTVRYCRFFELLSKYGDQFQLIPTLDIDLIWHTHQLSMHYYFSDCLNCEKGCVIDHDEKIELTKLDEYFDRTDSLYKERYGEEYSICHCWNHLRDTAYSPTKKSKGNKKFRIEKRRPKQSYSSLGITNISIHDTGCIPST; this is encoded by the coding sequence ATGAAAACCTCGACtgataaagaaaaggaCGTTGAACTCTACGATTTTATTACCATTCTTAAGAAACTGAAACCCATAGATTATGCATGCTACAAATACACACACGACCTAGAAACTATTCCATCCATCTgtaatgaaaatgagaCGGACGCTAACTGCCCCGATCATATTCCCACTCTACCAGACACAATTGCTCATTTAAAATTACTCAAAGCATTAggcaaattgaaaagacaAGTTATGGAGGAAAATCCAGATTCTGATCATATTAAAATTTGGAAAGTTTATGTTACAAACGCAGTAAGGAGATTTATAATTTTTATCTCATCTTTAAAAAAGTATCTTAATTCTGATGTCAACAACCATGTTGATGAGAATACAATTTTCTATACCTCTGGGAATTCACAGACAACTACATTATTGGATCAATTATTGCCACCATTAGATGTGATTATGGTTTGGCATTCATTCTTATTAAGTCCAAGAAGCTTCTACGATAACTGCGTCAGAAATGATATATTGTCCTTTGGGATGTTCCCTTTACCATTAAAGAAAATAAGTGAATCCATTGAAAATGCAACCTTTGAGTATTGTCCAAGCAAAAATCTCAAAGACAGATATTTAGAAATTATTCGTAGTTTCACATCTGATTCTGAGGATTTGGCATACGATAACGACAATATCTCTATGTTTGAACAGTCATTGTCTATTACATGTCCTTGCTGTGAGGAAACAATTTTAACAGATGTCCCTTACACCAATGAAGCTTCAACTGGATTTTCTGATAAGAAATTTAGTCAGAAGATAAACTATACGAAATGCAAATGCAAATTCAATGAATTAATTTCTCATGAAGAATTAAGGAAACGACAATTATATTCTGACATGACCAATAATAAACCACTTCCTGGGTTGTTTAAATTTTTCTCAACTGTTATCTCAGACAAGTACCTCAGACAAGGAGATACAAGCAAACTaaaagaatatataaattcaGAATTTAGAGAATTGGGATTAGAAGGTGTTCGCTCGCGTTCCCTCGAAGATATTATCGACTATACTTCAAAAAATATCAGTTATGGAGATAGAATGAGGACTTTACTTGAACTTTATCAGAATATGAATTTGATTGATTTATCAGTCCATGGCCGATTGTCCATTTGGGAAGATCTAGTTGACCGCGTTGAAAGACAATACAAATTTACTTCAAAAATGAACGAAATCAATTGGCTCCATTCACCTCATATTGAAATAGGTTTAACAGAGTCGACAGTCCGCTACTGTAGATTTTTCGAATTACTATCAAAATACGGAGACCAGTTTCAGCTAATACCTACATTGGATATTGATCTTATTTGGCATACACATCAACTTTCAATGCATTATTATTTCAGTGATTGCCTCAATTGTGAAAAAGGATGCGTAATTGACCATGATGAAAAGATAGAACTAACAAAACTTGATGAATATTTTGATCGAACTGACAGCTTATATAAGGAGAGATACGGCGAGGAGTATTCAATCTGTCACTGTTGGAACCATTTACGTGATACAGCTTACTCACCGACAAAAAAATCAAAGggaaacaagaaatttAGAATAGAAAAGAGGAGACCGAAGCAATCTTATTCTAGCTTGGGAATTACAAATATCAGTATCCATGATACTGGTTGTATCCCGAGCACCTAA
- a CDS encoding predicted protein (go_function 3'-5'-exoribonuclease activity; RNA binding~go_process RNA processing), whose translation MILSPAERSYLYDSLAQSPPIRPDSRSDHQFRPLEAKTAFLPGSNGSARIRLMDGSECIISVKAKVVLASQESSLIECDIDIAGFRDDSNFVSNLKFYLTNLLLHNFPVRYLKLTSRYAFKLFLDCIVVSHSSYPLSLISLTSYLALKTTRLPLLVSDVNDEEIAEQPTFSDDWDNAKYIDDYLKEGETFEPPIFITLGVIGPNLIIDPSTEEEQVLENGLIISFYNNNVITPISNINLATNSNNSNFKGLNRTLITKGIALGNKYCPAIISALNTLIEQDDEEGTIF comes from the coding sequence ATGATCCTCTCACCTGCTGAGAGATCATATCTCTACGACTCGTTGGCCCAGTCGCCCCCAATCAGGCCAGACTCGCGTTCAGACCATCAGTTCAGACCTCTAGAAGCTAAAACAGCTTTTCTTCCAGGCTCCAATGGATCAGCAAGAATACGGTTGATGGACGGAAGCGAGTGTATCATCAGTGTGAAGGCCAAAGTCGTATTGGCGAGCCAGGAATCATCACTTATCGAATGTGACATCGATATTGCTGGCTTCAGAGACGATTCCAACTTTGttctgaacttgaagttctaTCTAACCAACTTATTGCTACACAATTTTCCTGTTAGGTACCTCAAATTGACATCTCGTTATGCATTCAAGCTCTTTTTGGATTGTATAGTTGTCAGCCACTCGTCATATCCCTTGAGTTTGATCTCGTTGACATCGTACTTGGCTTTGAAAACTACCAGATTACCATTATTGGTTAGTGATGTAAACGACGAGGAAATAGCTGAACAACCAACTTTCTCAGACGACTGGGATAACGCAAAATACATAGACGACTACTTAAAAGAAGGGGAAACCTTTGAACCTCCAATTTTTATCACTCTTGGTGTCATCGGGCCCAACTTAATTATAGACCCTTccacagaagaagaacaagtgTTGGAAAATGGATTGATAATCAGTTTCTACAATAATAACGTAATAACACCAATCTCGAACATCAATCTCGCCACAaactccaacaactcgAACTTCAAGGGCTTGAATAGGACATTGATAACCAAAGGTATCGCTTTGGGCAACAAGTACTGTCCTGCCATAATATCGGCCTTGAACACATTGATAGAACaagacgatgaagaggGGACCATCTTCTAG